From the genome of Winogradskyella forsetii, one region includes:
- a CDS encoding GH3 family domain-containing protein encodes MAILGNIIKGVIDLKDTFTSEPIHTEVQENVLKELLEKAKDTQFGKHYKFGDILESSNLQKTFAETIPYFDYNKINDEWWHKLHEEESDVTWPGNPSYFAISSGTTGKTSKRIPVTDDMIEAIRDAGIKQVFALKNFELPADFFEKEIMMLGSSTDLDERDDHLEGEISGISASNIPTWFRGYYKPGIEISQIEDWDERVQRIAERAEEWDIGALSGIPSWIELMLQKVIEYHNLDNIHDIWPNLQVYTSGGVAFGPYKKSFKALLGKPVTVIDTYLASEGYIATQVRPETDAMQLNTDNGIYFEFVPFKPEYINEDGSLKNEAPALTMSEVEPKQDYVLIISTVSGAWRYLIGDTIEFTDVERAEIKITGRTKFFLNTVGSQLSVNKMDTAMRELEEKFDTTIPEYTICAKRGDDGEFYHYWYLGSELDGVENSEVADALDESLKSANKNYKVARSKALHGVKVKVISPERFYDWNERNKKKGGQVKMERVMNEEKFADWEAFVNQS; translated from the coding sequence ATGGCGATATTAGGAAATATTATTAAAGGTGTCATCGATTTAAAAGACACCTTTACTTCTGAACCAATACATACAGAAGTACAAGAAAACGTGTTAAAGGAGTTGCTGGAAAAAGCAAAAGACACACAGTTCGGCAAGCATTATAAGTTTGGCGACATTTTGGAATCTTCAAACCTTCAAAAAACCTTCGCTGAAACCATACCTTATTTCGACTATAATAAAATCAATGATGAGTGGTGGCACAAACTTCACGAAGAAGAATCTGATGTTACATGGCCTGGAAATCCATCATATTTTGCAATAAGTTCTGGAACTACAGGAAAAACGAGCAAACGGATTCCCGTGACTGATGATATGATTGAAGCGATAAGGGACGCAGGAATTAAGCAAGTTTTCGCATTGAAAAATTTTGAACTTCCAGCCGATTTTTTCGAAAAAGAAATCATGATGTTAGGGAGTTCTACGGATTTGGATGAAAGAGATGACCACCTAGAAGGTGAAATTAGCGGTATTTCAGCAAGTAATATTCCAACATGGTTTAGAGGCTATTATAAACCTGGTATTGAAATTTCACAAATTGAAGATTGGGACGAACGCGTGCAACGTATTGCGGAACGTGCTGAGGAATGGGATATTGGAGCACTGAGCGGTATTCCGTCTTGGATAGAATTGATGCTGCAAAAGGTGATTGAATATCATAACTTAGATAATATTCATGATATCTGGCCGAATCTTCAAGTTTATACCTCTGGAGGAGTTGCCTTTGGGCCTTACAAGAAAAGTTTTAAAGCGTTATTAGGAAAACCTGTTACGGTCATCGATACCTATCTCGCTTCCGAAGGTTACATTGCTACGCAGGTAAGACCGGAAACTGATGCCATGCAACTCAATACTGATAATGGTATTTATTTTGAATTTGTGCCTTTTAAACCCGAATATATAAATGAAGATGGCTCATTAAAAAATGAAGCACCAGCTTTAACCATGAGTGAGGTTGAACCGAAACAGGATTATGTTTTAATAATCAGTACGGTCAGTGGCGCTTGGCGCTACTTAATAGGAGACACTATAGAATTTACTGATGTAGAACGTGCCGAAATTAAAATTACAGGGCGTACCAAATTCTTTTTAAACACCGTTGGTTCGCAATTGTCCGTCAATAAAATGGATACTGCCATGCGAGAATTGGAAGAAAAATTCGATACCACAATTCCAGAGTATACCATTTGCGCCAAACGTGGCGATGATGGTGAGTTTTATCACTATTGGTATTTAGGTTCAGAATTGGATGGCGTTGAGAATTCCGAAGTTGCCGATGCTTTGGATGAAAGTTTAAAGAGTGCGAATAAAAATTATAAAGTCGCTAGAAGTAAAGCTTTACATGGTGTGAAAGTAAAAGTCATTTCTCCGGAACGTTTTTACGACTGGAATGAACGCAATAAGAAAAAAGGCGGACAAGTTAAAATGGAACGCGTAATGAATGAAGAAAAATTTGCAGATTGGGAAGCATTTGTGAACCAATCCTAA
- a CDS encoding pyridoxamine 5'-phosphate oxidase family protein — METTEDLMGKEAIDKIAKLLDNNKLAMMATKLDSMPFSVCPMTTQEIDSNGKLWFFTGKDSEHYRELQKDKRLHLTYANQDDQEYLSIYGRAKITENRQKIDELWSSFLEVWFSGKDDPNLALLCVTIEDAYYWDQKHNKAVTIFKMAKSAITGEKSDTNDQGTLNIK, encoded by the coding sequence ATGGAAACTACAGAAGATCTAATGGGCAAAGAGGCAATAGATAAAATTGCTAAACTTTTAGATAATAATAAATTAGCTATGATGGCAACAAAATTGGACAGTATGCCTTTTTCGGTTTGTCCAATGACGACACAAGAAATTGATAGTAACGGAAAACTTTGGTTTTTTACAGGAAAAGATAGCGAACATTATCGCGAGTTACAAAAAGATAAGCGATTGCATTTAACCTATGCCAATCAAGACGATCAAGAATATCTATCCATTTACGGCAGGGCAAAAATTACCGAAAACAGGCAAAAGATTGACGAACTTTGGTCCTCATTTTTAGAAGTTTGGTTCAGTGGAAAAGATGATCCAAATTTGGCGTTGCTATGCGTTACCATAGAAGATGCATATTATTGGGATCAAAAACATAATAAAGCTGTTACCATTTTCAAAATGGCGAAATCAGCCATCACTGGAGAAAAAAGTGACACTAACGATCAAGGAACGCTCAACATAAAATAG
- a CDS encoding endonuclease/exonuclease/phosphatase family protein, protein MTNSKLKTVLTVFGFIAILFTLLPFVALDYWWIRMFDFPHLQLTFLTVSAILFYIIKFDFKQWRDYLFMGLLMLCAGYQFSKIFPYTSFAPYEVLNSEKTDSKISLFTANVLQKNDKYGLLQTMSKKIDAEIMLFTETDSKWMHALDHNMTASYKYNMKVPIDNTYGMLLYSKLELIEPQVHYMVSDSVPSIHTKIKLTSNDTIQLYAIHPTPPMPQENPTSSDRDAEMMMIAKLALDSKYPVVVLGDFNDVAWSVTSKLFQNVSRLLDIRKGRGLYNTYNADSYFMRWPLDHIFISSEFKLTEVKRCDDINSDHFPLLTILSYEPEDRKLQQRPYPTKNELKRAEDQIKKFKEERLKQK, encoded by the coding sequence ATGACCAATTCCAAACTCAAAACTGTGCTAACTGTTTTTGGTTTTATTGCTATCTTATTTACCTTATTGCCTTTTGTGGCATTGGACTATTGGTGGATTCGTATGTTCGATTTTCCCCATTTACAACTTACGTTTTTAACGGTTTCAGCGATTCTGTTTTACATTATTAAATTCGATTTTAAACAATGGCGCGATTATCTTTTTATGGGACTACTTATGCTATGTGCTGGATATCAATTTTCTAAAATATTCCCATACACATCATTTGCTCCTTACGAAGTTTTAAATTCTGAAAAAACAGATTCTAAAATCAGTTTATTTACAGCCAATGTCCTTCAAAAAAATGACAAGTATGGTTTATTACAAACCATGTCAAAAAAAATTGATGCTGAAATTATGCTATTTACCGAAACCGATAGTAAATGGATGCATGCGTTGGATCATAATATGACTGCTTCCTATAAATACAACATGAAAGTTCCGATTGATAATACCTATGGCATGTTACTCTATTCGAAATTAGAATTAATTGAGCCCCAAGTTCACTATATGGTTAGTGATAGTGTTCCTTCAATTCACACAAAAATAAAATTAACCAGTAACGACACCATTCAGTTATATGCCATACACCCTACGCCACCTATGCCGCAAGAAAATCCGACATCATCGGATAGGGATGCTGAAATGATGATGATTGCTAAATTGGCGTTAGACTCTAAATATCCTGTGGTTGTACTTGGAGATTTTAACGATGTTGCTTGGTCTGTAACCTCGAAATTATTTCAGAACGTTAGTCGATTATTGGATATTAGAAAAGGTAGAGGTCTATACAATACCTATAATGCAGATAGTTACTTTATGCGTTGGCCATTAGATCATATATTTATATCCAGCGAATTTAAACTCACTGAAGTCAAACGTTGTGATGATATTAATTCAGATCATTTCCCGTTGTTGACCATTTTAAGTTATGAGCCTGAAGATCGAAAACTTCAGCAACGGCCTTACCCAACTAAAAATGAATTGAAACGTGCTGAAGATCAAATTAAAAAATTTAAGGAAGAACGATTAAAACAAAAGTAA
- a CDS encoding DUF421 domain-containing protein produces the protein MKEWFKFSTDGLFAIALTAIGIYIALVILTRISGKRSFSKMSSFDFAMTVAIGSIMATVVISKSVSLQHGITGLVMIYMLQMLVAAARKWQPIQKMMDNKPTLLMKDGKIIEGSLKKCKVTESDIKAKLREANVIQLSEVKAVVFESTGDISVLHGSDDKSIDEWIMDF, from the coding sequence ATGAAAGAATGGTTTAAATTTTCAACAGATGGGCTTTTTGCCATTGCACTTACAGCGATTGGAATTTATATAGCCTTGGTTATTCTCACACGAATTAGCGGAAAACGGAGTTTTTCTAAAATGTCTAGTTTCGATTTTGCGATGACCGTCGCTATTGGATCTATTATGGCAACGGTCGTCATTTCTAAATCGGTCTCACTGCAGCATGGTATTACCGGTTTAGTGATGATATATATGTTACAAATGTTGGTTGCTGCTGCCCGAAAATGGCAACCGATTCAAAAGATGATGGATAATAAACCGACACTTCTTATGAAAGATGGTAAGATTATAGAAGGTAGTTTAAAAAAATGCAAGGTGACCGAGTCGGATATAAAAGCCAAGTTACGTGAAGCTAATGTCATCCAATTATCCGAAGTCAAAGCTGTTGTTTTTGAATCTACAGGAGATATTTCAGTTTTGCATGGATCCGACGATAAATCTATTGACGAATGGATTATGGATTTTTGA
- the gcvT gene encoding glycine cleavage system aminomethyltransferase GcvT gives MKDTALSATHQALGAKMVPFAGYNMPVQYEGVNAEHEAVRKAVGVFDVSHMGEFLIEGPNALALIQKVSSNDASKLDVGKAQYSCLPNDDGGIVDDLIIYKVKDETYLLVVNASNIEKDWNWISSKNDVGAEMKDLSENYSLLAIQGPKAIEAIQSLSSHDLSDIKFYNFIVGDFAGIEHVIISATGYTGSGGFEIYCKNSEVKQIWDKVFEAGADYGIKPIGLAARDTLRLEMGYCLYGNDIDETTSPIEAGLGWVCKFNKDFTNSEALKAEKERTPERKLVAFKLDERGIPRQGYAIVDGNGKTIGNVTSGTMSPSLGIGIGMGYVPKVFSKVDSKIYIQVRKNAIPATVVKPPFYKREQG, from the coding sequence ATGAAAGATACAGCTTTATCCGCAACGCATCAGGCTCTTGGTGCAAAAATGGTTCCTTTTGCTGGCTACAATATGCCAGTTCAATATGAAGGTGTGAACGCAGAACACGAAGCCGTGAGAAAAGCCGTTGGTGTTTTTGATGTCTCGCATATGGGCGAATTTTTAATTGAAGGCCCAAATGCCTTGGCCTTGATTCAGAAAGTATCGAGTAATGATGCCTCTAAATTGGACGTCGGAAAAGCACAATACAGTTGTTTACCAAATGATGATGGTGGCATTGTTGACGATTTGATCATTTATAAAGTTAAAGATGAGACGTATCTACTGGTTGTGAACGCGAGCAATATTGAAAAAGATTGGAACTGGATTTCTTCTAAAAACGATGTCGGTGCTGAGATGAAAGATCTTAGTGAAAATTATTCTTTACTTGCTATTCAAGGTCCAAAAGCGATTGAAGCGATACAGTCCTTATCGAGTCATGATTTGTCGGACATAAAATTCTATAATTTCATAGTTGGTGATTTTGCAGGTATTGAGCACGTTATTATTTCTGCAACTGGTTATACAGGAAGTGGTGGCTTTGAAATTTATTGTAAAAATTCCGAAGTGAAACAAATTTGGGATAAGGTTTTTGAAGCCGGAGCCGATTACGGCATCAAGCCTATCGGTTTGGCTGCAAGAGACACTTTGCGTTTAGAAATGGGGTATTGTTTGTATGGTAATGATATTGACGAAACTACCTCGCCAATTGAAGCTGGTTTGGGCTGGGTTTGTAAATTCAACAAAGACTTTACCAATAGTGAAGCCTTAAAAGCCGAAAAAGAACGTACACCAGAACGTAAATTAGTAGCCTTCAAACTGGACGAGCGTGGTATTCCACGTCAAGGTTATGCTATTGTAGATGGCAACGGTAAAACGATTGGTAACGTCACTTCTGGTACCATGAGCCCGAGTTTGGGCATAGGTATTGGAATGGGTTACGTGCCAAAAGTATTTTCTAAAGTGGATAGTAAAATATATATTCAAGTGCGGAAAAATGCGATTCCTGCAACCGTTGTAAAACCACCTTTCTATAAACGAGAACAAGGCTAA
- a CDS encoding sugar nucleotide-binding protein, producing MKKETEQKHRILILGASGYIGNAIYKELGPYFRTFGTYRVEKKEYKSNQQFIQYIVEEDDIYEILEATKPSIIISALRGDFNAQVIAHQHIAEYLAVTSCKLIFLSSANVFDAYSQYPSFELDKTLSHSVYGHFKIKIENLLLRMPKKQIVIIRLPMVFGAGSPRIQELKDAILENEAVEVFPNLIMNVTLDKKITQQIHYIINRNKYGVFHLGSTDLVHHDEFIKEVLSIITEKKVVLKQVFTTNDDRYLAVLPKFNKLPKHLQITSEVVLEELGLP from the coding sequence ATGAAGAAGGAAACCGAACAAAAACACCGCATACTTATTCTTGGAGCCAGTGGCTATATTGGCAATGCGATTTATAAGGAATTAGGCCCTTATTTTAGAACCTTTGGAACGTATCGCGTTGAAAAAAAGGAATACAAATCCAATCAACAGTTTATTCAATACATTGTTGAAGAAGATGATATTTATGAAATACTTGAGGCTACAAAACCATCCATAATCATTTCCGCTTTGCGCGGCGACTTTAATGCTCAGGTTATTGCACATCAACATATTGCAGAATACCTTGCCGTTACGTCTTGTAAATTGATATTTCTATCGTCTGCCAATGTTTTTGATGCCTACAGCCAATATCCTAGTTTTGAATTGGACAAAACGCTGAGTCATAGTGTTTATGGCCATTTCAAAATAAAGATTGAGAATTTGCTTTTGCGAATGCCCAAAAAACAGATCGTCATCATTAGACTTCCCATGGTTTTTGGTGCGGGTTCGCCGAGAATCCAAGAATTAAAAGATGCGATTTTAGAAAATGAAGCTGTCGAAGTATTTCCGAATTTAATAATGAACGTGACCCTCGATAAGAAAATAACGCAGCAAATCCATTATATCATCAACCGTAATAAGTATGGTGTTTTTCACTTGGGAAGTACGGATTTAGTGCATCATGATGAATTTATAAAAGAGGTTTTATCCATTATTACTGAAAAGAAAGTGGTATTAAAGCAGGTTTTTACTACAAATGACGATCGTTATTTAGCGGTGCTTCCAAAGTTCAACAAATTGCCAAAGCATTTGCAGATTACCAGTGAGGTGGTTTTGGAGGAGCTTGGTTTGCCTTAG
- a CDS encoding 4a-hydroxytetrahydrobiopterin dehydratase has protein sequence MKLDDDTIEKKLLHFPDWDYHDNAIHAEFEFDNFKDCFSAMSRIAFECEALNHHPDWSNVYNVLKISLSTHDADGVTDKDFKLAQAIEDIVEVEE, from the coding sequence ATGAAATTAGACGACGATACAATAGAAAAGAAATTATTACATTTTCCAGACTGGGACTATCATGACAATGCCATCCATGCGGAATTTGAATTCGATAATTTTAAGGATTGTTTTAGTGCCATGAGCCGAATTGCTTTTGAGTGCGAAGCTTTAAACCATCATCCGGATTGGAGCAATGTTTACAATGTTCTTAAAATTTCATTATCTACACATGATGCTGATGGTGTCACTGATAAGGACTTTAAATTGGCGCAAGCTATTGAGGATATTGTTGAGGTTGAGGAGTGA
- a CDS encoding YebC/PmpR family DNA-binding transcriptional regulator yields MGRAFEFRKARKMKRWSAMSKAFTRIGKDIVMAVKEGGPDPDSNSRLRAVIQNAKAVNMPKDNVERAIKRASDKSQGDYKEVVFEGYAQHGIAVLIETATDNNTRTVANVRSYFNKTDGSLGTSGSVVFMFDHTCNFKIEDKDFDLEELELELIDFGVEEIFEDTDEDENGDEQKYIMIYAPFESFGNIQSYLEANNIEIISSGFERIPQVTKKVTPEQAEDVEKLLEKLEEDDDVQNVYHTMEEFEE; encoded by the coding sequence ATGGGAAGAGCTTTCGAATTTAGAAAAGCAAGAAAAATGAAACGTTGGTCTGCCATGAGCAAAGCCTTTACACGTATTGGTAAAGACATTGTAATGGCCGTAAAAGAAGGTGGTCCTGATCCTGATAGCAATTCACGTTTAAGGGCAGTGATACAAAATGCCAAGGCCGTGAACATGCCCAAAGACAATGTAGAACGTGCCATAAAACGGGCTAGTGATAAAAGCCAAGGGGATTATAAAGAAGTGGTTTTTGAAGGCTATGCCCAACACGGCATTGCTGTACTTATAGAAACAGCGACTGACAATAATACGCGAACGGTTGCCAATGTTAGATCTTACTTTAACAAAACCGACGGTAGCCTAGGAACTTCGGGCTCTGTGGTTTTTATGTTTGACCATACCTGCAATTTTAAAATTGAAGACAAGGATTTTGATCTGGAAGAACTGGAATTGGAATTGATTGATTTTGGCGTTGAGGAAATTTTTGAGGACACTGATGAAGATGAAAATGGCGACGAACAAAAATACATTATGATCTATGCACCTTTTGAAAGTTTTGGAAACATTCAGTCGTATTTAGAAGCAAATAATATAGAAATCATTTCATCCGGTTTTGAGCGTATTCCCCAAGTGACCAAAAAGGTTACTCCAGAACAGGCCGAAGATGTTGAAAAATTATTGGAGAAGCTAGAGGAAGATGATGATGTACAGAATGTGTATCATACTATGGAGGAATTCGAAGAATAG